A stretch of Xenopus laevis strain J_2021 chromosome 8S, Xenopus_laevis_v10.1, whole genome shotgun sequence DNA encodes these proteins:
- the mrps18b.S gene encoding mitochondrial ribosomal protein S18B S homeolog (The RefSeq protein has 2 substitutions compared to this genomic sequence) codes for MATWLGGVCVSAIKRALWCKVPGPTLFLCSRQLASLADSFDANSRYKDQPWEYLNSEEYLQRYGQKSIWADYRRNHKGPIPPQKTRKTCIRGGKVCGNPCPICRDEKLGLHYKNVKLLQQFICPHTGIVYDPTTTGVCMKQQKVLMKVITEATDHGFLPAHVPYIVLPHEDYLNSHGAVSDTLSPKAGPWYSWYEWQEPNPKDAVRLRKLYKPYLKEMMANK; via the exons ATGGCTACTTGGTTGGGTGGCGTGTGTGTGTCTGCCATCAAGCGGGCGCTTTGGTGCAAG GTTCCTGGTCCCACTTTGTTTTTGTGCAGTCGCCAACTTACAAGTCTTGCTGACTCCTTTGATGCAAATTCTCGCTATAAAGACCAGCCTTGGGAGTATTTGAATAGTGAAG AATATTTACAGAGGTATGGCCAGAAATCTATATGGGCTGATTACAGACGAAACCATAAAGGGCCTATTCCACCACAAAAGACCCGTAAAACCTGTATT AGAGGAGGGAAGGTTTGTGGGAATCCATGCCCAATCTGTCGGGATGAGAAGCTCGGCTTGCATTATAAG aATGTGAAATTACTTCAGCAGTTTATATGTCCCCATACAGGAATAGTTTACGATCCAACAACAACAG GTGTGTGTATGAAACAGCAGAAAGTCTTGATGGAAGTTATTACAGAGGCAACGGATCATG gGTTTCTTCCTGCTCATGTTCCCTATATAGTTTTGCCTCATGAAGACTATTTAAATAGCCATGGTGCCGTTTCAGACACACTTTCGCCTAAAGCAGGACCTTGGTACTCTTGGTATGAGTGGCAGGAGCCAAACCCCAAAGATGCAGTACGACTGAGAAAGCTTTATAAACCCTACCTGAAAGAGATGATGGCCAATAAATAA